A single genomic interval of uncultured Pseudodesulfovibrio sp. harbors:
- a CDS encoding substrate-binding domain-containing protein, with the protein MPKFMKLLVAAAAIIALGSGMAQARDQVKIVGSSTVYPFSSYVAEELGATTKFKSPVVESTGSGGGHKLFGNGVGLDTPDITNSSRRMKVSEFEKDQKVGITEITEALIGYDGIAIAQNAANAPFAVTKAELALAVMEMVPVGGKLVKNPYKTWNQINPKLPNRKILFYGPPTSSGTRDAFAEMVIGKFAKKHKDLYAPISPKGKAKKYESVRQDGVYVPAGENDNLIVQKLTKDKAAFGIFGYSFLEENSDRISGAKVDGVSPTPDTIAAGEYPISRSLYFYIKKAHLDKVPGMKEYVELFMSEKMIGPRGLLKRIGLVPLANDLRKQVQKDVLSYKNLTLEDLKH; encoded by the coding sequence ATGCCTAAATTCATGAAACTGCTCGTCGCCGCAGCCGCTATCATTGCGCTTGGTTCCGGCATGGCCCAGGCCCGCGATCAGGTCAAGATCGTTGGTTCCTCTACCGTGTATCCGTTTTCCAGTTACGTAGCCGAAGAGCTGGGCGCTACCACCAAGTTCAAGTCTCCGGTCGTTGAATCCACCGGTTCCGGCGGCGGTCACAAGCTTTTCGGCAACGGCGTCGGGCTCGACACCCCTGACATCACCAACTCTTCCCGCCGCATGAAGGTGAGCGAATTCGAAAAGGACCAGAAGGTCGGTATCACCGAGATCACTGAAGCCCTGATCGGCTATGACGGTATCGCCATTGCCCAGAACGCAGCCAACGCACCGTTCGCCGTGACCAAGGCCGAGCTTGCTCTGGCTGTCATGGAAATGGTCCCGGTGGGCGGCAAGCTCGTCAAGAACCCTTACAAGACGTGGAATCAGATCAACCCCAAGCTGCCCAATCGCAAAATCCTTTTCTACGGTCCGCCGACTTCTTCCGGTACCCGCGACGCCTTTGCCGAAATGGTCATCGGCAAGTTTGCCAAGAAGCACAAGGATCTCTACGCCCCGATTTCTCCCAAGGGCAAGGCCAAGAAATACGAGTCTGTCCGTCAGGACGGCGTGTACGTGCCCGCCGGTGAAAACGACAACCTCATCGTCCAGAAGCTGACCAAGGACAAGGCCGCATTTGGCATCTTCGGTTACTCCTTCCTTGAAGAGAACTCTGACCGTATCTCCGGAGCCAAGGTGGACGGCGTTTCTCCGACCCCGGATACCATCGCGGCCGGCGAATACCCGATCTCCCGCTCCCTGTACTTCTACATCAAGAAGGCACATCTCGATAAGGTTCCCGGCATGAAGGAATACGTCGAGCTGTTCATGAGCGAAAAGATGATCGGCCCCCGCGGTCTGCTGAAGCGTATCGGTCTGGTGCCGCTTGCCAACGACCTGCGTAAACAGGTTCAGAAGGACGTGCTGTCCTACAAGAACCTGACTCTGGAAGACCTGAAGCACTAA
- a CDS encoding SGNH/GDSL hydrolase family protein has translation MLNFLGNCQADFVRRVMQERGFDCAYHVQASPMTYPSHPGSIPPSLAAVDKAMGLGDYFHGRELVNQFCPINHDDTPPELIVMSLHHENKPLFINDEEKYVFFMDPRALNDKPEMMEWTQGRCKMFQPNPGTYFKRYGDMLAQMRADNPGVPILILSRLSHFPAFGPDPFSYLDGWGELGKYAPEVFESWTNALDDIHILDMNRVFGGIWAESDKRIESHCPFLKIKLEETNDRITGLHAQRDIEHIGPMPERLADKIADFLKTGTITYDANEIIPQEWNNGWQPVGLDETEMMEKLTSGANYLCAEAVAGFFLDLGRDYTPLLVAARQQMPVCHMTLHMIKVYSRIWRSPALAEWCDVHSEVAKGFTANGPLYQEAYIKRVREIREFVVG, from the coding sequence ATGCTGAATTTTCTGGGAAACTGTCAGGCTGATTTCGTCAGGCGCGTCATGCAGGAACGCGGTTTCGACTGTGCGTATCATGTACAGGCTTCGCCCATGACATATCCGAGCCATCCCGGCAGCATCCCGCCGTCACTGGCCGCCGTGGACAAAGCCATGGGCCTTGGAGATTATTTCCATGGCCGGGAACTGGTAAATCAGTTCTGCCCGATCAACCATGACGACACCCCGCCCGAACTCATCGTCATGAGCCTGCACCACGAGAACAAGCCGCTCTTTATCAACGACGAGGAAAAGTATGTCTTTTTCATGGACCCGCGCGCGCTCAACGACAAGCCGGAGATGATGGAATGGACACAGGGCCGCTGCAAGATGTTCCAGCCCAATCCGGGCACCTATTTCAAGCGGTACGGCGACATGCTCGCGCAGATGCGGGCCGACAATCCCGGCGTCCCCATTCTCATTCTGTCACGGCTCTCCCACTTTCCGGCCTTTGGACCGGACCCGTTCTCCTATCTCGACGGCTGGGGCGAGCTCGGCAAATATGCCCCGGAAGTTTTCGAGTCATGGACAAACGCGCTCGATGACATTCACATTCTCGACATGAACCGGGTTTTCGGCGGCATCTGGGCCGAGTCCGACAAGCGCATCGAATCCCACTGCCCGTTCCTCAAAATCAAGCTGGAAGAAACAAACGACCGCATCACCGGACTGCATGCCCAGCGCGACATCGAGCACATCGGCCCCATGCCCGAACGTCTGGCCGACAAAATCGCCGACTTCCTCAAGACTGGAACCATTACATATGATGCAAACGAAATCATCCCGCAGGAATGGAATAACGGCTGGCAGCCCGTAGGCCTTGATGAAACCGAGATGATGGAGAAACTCACCTCCGGGGCGAACTACCTCTGCGCGGAAGCCGTGGCAGGCTTTTTCCTTGACCTCGGGCGCGACTACACCCCGCTTCTGGTCGCGGCACGCCAGCAAATGCCGGTCTGCCACATGACGCTGCACATGATTAAGGTCTACAGCCGCATCTGGCGCTCACCCGCGCTGGCCGAGTGGTGTGATGTTCACAGCGAAGTGGCGAAGGGATTCACGGCGAATGGGCCGCTTTATCAGGAAGCGTACATCAAGAGGGTGCGGGAGATCAGGGAGTTTGTTGTCGGGTAA
- the pstA gene encoding phosphate ABC transporter permease PstA — protein MQISIDPKKLKRRERKDRMFVCYSYAAIFLAGAFLVFFFADIVRTAWSAFEQAELRVELHYNEEAKEMGDYALSEEMSYLVSRGVTRLIPNQMREDRSLLGTTQEKWVLADAEVDQYLKGKPNRLKKKERQLVDRLRAEGRARLAFNIGFFENGDSKLPEMAGIWAAAVGSMYVLVITFLFSFPLGVATAIYLEEFAPDNRFMQIIEVNINNLAAIPSILFGLLGLSIFINFMGVPRSSALAGGLTLSLMTLPVIIISTRASILAIPDSIREGALALGATRWQMVLTNILPLSLPGILTGTIIGLARAIGETAPLMIVGMMAYIPEAPDGFTSAATVLPAQIYTWSSDSLRAFTERTSAGIIVLLAVMLLMNGAAIYLRNKYETKW, from the coding sequence ATGCAGATTTCCATTGATCCCAAAAAACTGAAAAGGCGCGAACGCAAGGACAGGATGTTCGTATGCTATTCATACGCAGCCATCTTTCTGGCCGGGGCGTTTCTGGTCTTCTTTTTCGCCGACATCGTACGGACCGCATGGTCCGCCTTTGAACAGGCCGAACTGCGCGTCGAGCTGCATTACAATGAAGAGGCCAAGGAGATGGGCGATTATGCCCTGAGCGAGGAAATGAGTTATCTCGTCAGCCGTGGCGTGACGCGCCTCATCCCGAACCAGATGCGCGAAGACCGTTCCCTGCTTGGTACGACCCAGGAAAAGTGGGTGCTGGCGGATGCCGAGGTGGACCAGTATCTCAAGGGCAAACCCAACCGCTTGAAGAAGAAGGAACGCCAGCTTGTGGACCGGCTGCGTGCCGAAGGCCGTGCGCGCCTTGCATTCAATATCGGATTCTTTGAAAACGGCGACTCCAAGCTGCCGGAAATGGCTGGCATCTGGGCCGCTGCGGTCGGGTCCATGTACGTGCTCGTCATCACGTTCCTGTTCAGCTTTCCACTCGGGGTGGCAACGGCGATCTATCTGGAAGAGTTTGCGCCGGACAATCGGTTCATGCAGATCATCGAGGTCAACATCAACAACCTCGCAGCGATCCCGTCGATCCTGTTCGGTTTGCTCGGCCTGTCCATCTTCATCAACTTCATGGGCGTGCCGCGCTCGTCCGCATTGGCGGGCGGCCTGACGCTTTCGCTTATGACCCTGCCGGTCATCATTATCTCCACCCGTGCCTCCATTCTCGCCATTCCCGATTCCATTCGTGAAGGTGCGCTGGCTCTGGGCGCGACTCGCTGGCAGATGGTCCTGACCAATATCCTGCCGCTGTCGCTGCCCGGTATCCTGACCGGTACGATCATCGGTCTGGCCCGCGCCATCGGTGAAACGGCCCCGCTCATGATTGTCGGCATGATGGCCTATATCCCGGAAGCGCCGGACGGATTCACCAGTGCCGCCACGGTCCTGCCCGCACAGATTTATACGTGGTCGTCCGACTCCTTGCGGGCCTTCACCGAGCGTACTTCCGCAGGCATCATCGTCCTGCTCGCGGTCATGCTGCTCATGAACGGTGCGGCTATTTACCTGCGTAACAAGTATGAAACCAAATGGTAG
- a CDS encoding diguanylate cyclase, with amino-acid sequence MKNKALILVSTFIVLSDLLFILINYYSALNAINVDTRRWADEAEHVFALAMDAKSTSMQQLASFVANMPQVQKLFQQAKSVYDVPPVERDETRLSSIRSQLFDYVEPSWNRLTSSHDVRQLHFHFGPGSTSFLRVHRPDKYGDNMDQVRYTVADVNRMHAPVKGFETGRVYSGIRGVVPVKIRDSKERAVHLGALEAGTSFTGMLKVLSTELDSNIVVLLHKSHVQRNMWPDFVRNHFKKNSIVGNYYIEGSTSPSAWNFLSQQEVADLVESGEDSAFMNSDKPVQVAVFPLRDYRGMRDWSLPSVGEIVIWRDATEKWEVLRSSLMNNIFYSFFALIVIEIILILGWRFSQRHLKMVIKRQTRKLRKLARQDGLTGLYNRRTIEEFLKGETSRASRHGSVFSVIMFDIDFFKNINDTYGHNAGDEVLKGVSSCAARLVRVTDRVGRWGGEEFLVVVPETSLEEAVVLAERIRNEVAAQQYRNAASVTVSLGVAQYQSDDSYDLLVQRADGALYEAKEGGRNRVVTAG; translated from the coding sequence TTGAAAAACAAAGCACTGATTCTTGTTTCGACATTTATAGTCCTGTCCGACCTGCTGTTTATTCTGATAAACTATTATTCGGCGCTTAATGCTATTAATGTTGATACCAGAAGGTGGGCTGACGAAGCGGAGCATGTTTTTGCCCTTGCAATGGATGCTAAATCAACAAGCATGCAGCAACTGGCTTCTTTTGTCGCAAACATGCCGCAGGTTCAGAAACTTTTTCAGCAGGCAAAGAGCGTTTATGATGTTCCTCCCGTGGAAAGGGACGAGACCCGGTTGTCTTCCATTCGGTCGCAGCTTTTCGATTACGTAGAACCCAGTTGGAACAGGCTGACGTCATCGCATGACGTGCGTCAGTTGCACTTTCATTTCGGACCCGGATCAACGTCATTTCTCAGGGTGCATCGCCCGGATAAGTATGGGGATAATATGGATCAGGTCCGGTATACCGTAGCGGATGTCAACAGAATGCATGCGCCGGTCAAAGGGTTTGAAACCGGCAGGGTGTATTCCGGCATTCGTGGCGTTGTCCCCGTCAAGATCCGTGATTCAAAAGAGCGTGCTGTTCATCTTGGTGCACTGGAAGCCGGGACATCATTTACCGGGATGCTGAAGGTCCTTTCCACGGAACTGGACAGCAATATAGTGGTCCTTTTGCACAAATCGCATGTTCAGCGAAATATGTGGCCGGACTTTGTACGGAACCATTTCAAGAAAAACAGTATTGTCGGGAATTATTATATCGAAGGGAGCACATCCCCTTCCGCCTGGAATTTTCTGTCGCAGCAAGAGGTCGCTGACCTCGTTGAATCCGGTGAGGACTCAGCTTTCATGAACAGCGACAAACCGGTACAGGTCGCCGTGTTTCCGTTACGGGATTACAGGGGGATGCGCGACTGGAGCCTTCCTTCTGTCGGGGAAATCGTCATCTGGAGGGACGCAACTGAAAAATGGGAAGTCCTGCGCTCCAGTTTGATGAACAATATTTTTTATTCCTTTTTTGCTCTGATTGTCATTGAAATAATACTTATCCTCGGGTGGCGGTTTTCCCAGCGTCATCTCAAGATGGTTATAAAAAGGCAAACCAGAAAGCTGAGAAAACTGGCACGTCAGGATGGTTTGACGGGCCTGTACAATCGAAGGACGATAGAAGAGTTCCTCAAGGGGGAGACCTCCAGGGCCTCTCGCCATGGTTCCGTGTTTTCGGTCATCATGTTCGACATCGATTTTTTCAAGAACATCAACGATACATATGGGCATAATGCCGGGGATGAGGTCCTGAAAGGAGTCAGCTCATGCGCGGCGCGGCTCGTCCGGGTCACTGACAGGGTTGGTCGCTGGGGCGGTGAGGAGTTTCTGGTCGTCGTTCCCGAAACTTCCCTTGAAGAAGCTGTCGTTCTTGCTGAGCGTATAAGAAACGAAGTGGCCGCCCAGCAGTATAGGAACGCCGCGTCGGTAACCGTTAGTCTGGGAGTCGCGCAATACCAATCTGATGACTCCTATGACTTGCTTGTTCAACGAGCGGACGGGGCCCTGTATGAAGCAAAGGAGGGTGGTCGGAACAGGGTGGTTACTGCCGGTTAA
- a CDS encoding NAD kinase, with product MKIEKIACVASKSSKAEEGLALLSKRYPLVSAEEADIIIALGGDGFLLQTMHAHLETGTPIYGMNRGTVGFLLNEYTVDGLMDRLAAAQSHTLYPLKMKAETLTGEEHEALAFNEVALHRYSQQSAHIRVSINGRQRLENLVCDGIMVATPAGSTAYNLSARGPIIPLGSNVLALTPVSPFRPRRWNGALLPHTAVVEFEILNPEKRPVGASADSVEVRDVVRVTVTEDTSRHACILFDPDHSLEERIFSEQFVH from the coding sequence ATGAAGATCGAAAAAATAGCCTGCGTCGCCTCGAAATCATCCAAAGCCGAGGAAGGGCTTGCCTTGCTGTCAAAGCGGTATCCGCTTGTCTCGGCGGAAGAGGCGGATATTATTATCGCTCTTGGTGGTGACGGCTTCCTGCTCCAGACCATGCACGCGCATCTGGAAACCGGGACGCCCATTTACGGCATGAATCGCGGCACTGTGGGGTTTCTGCTGAATGAATACACCGTGGACGGCCTCATGGACCGCCTTGCCGCGGCCCAGAGCCACACCCTGTATCCATTGAAAATGAAAGCCGAGACACTGACGGGCGAAGAGCATGAGGCGCTGGCTTTCAACGAGGTCGCCCTGCATCGCTATTCCCAGCAGTCCGCGCATATCCGGGTATCCATCAACGGACGGCAGCGGCTGGAGAATCTGGTCTGTGACGGCATCATGGTCGCCACGCCAGCCGGAAGCACGGCATACAATCTTTCCGCCCGCGGGCCGATCATTCCCCTCGGCTCCAACGTGCTTGCGCTGACACCGGTCAGCCCGTTCCGCCCCCGGCGCTGGAACGGCGCATTGCTGCCGCATACCGCAGTCGTGGAGTTCGAAATCCTCAACCCGGAAAAGCGTCCGGTCGGAGCATCCGCCGATTCCGTGGAAGTGCGTGACGTGGTCCGGGTGACCGTGACCGAAGATACGAGCCGCCACGCCTGTATCCTGTTCGACCCTGACCACTCCCTCGAGGAACGCATCTTCAGCGAGCAGTTCGTCCATTAG
- the pstC gene encoding phosphate ABC transporter permease subunit PstC has translation MESSKIFFYLFCGLIPLAVVAYFLATKKTYSVKFEGETFQSTPGSYGWYAIVCTLFPALLASFLAAILQLAGIVEVPGTALIATAIAIAAGGLWVALMTIKPSLRARAIVEQLIVKLLFVASLVSILTTVGIVLSVTFEAIKFFDMVSLWDFLTGTTWNPDEAVAGKDTQGVFGSIPLFAGTFMITGIAMLVAVPIGLFSAICMAEYASPTFRKVAKPALEILAGIPTVVYGFFAAITVSPMVVSAAEFFGVQADFTNALAPGLVMGVMIIPLISSLSDDVITSVPGSLREGSLAMGAYRSETIKTVVLPAALPGIVSAFLLAVSRAVGETMIVVMAAGLRANLTWNPLEGMTTVTVRIVDAFTGDQAFDSPETLSAFGLGLVLLVVTLILNVISLVVIRRFRQQYE, from the coding sequence GTGGAAAGCAGCAAGATATTTTTCTACCTTTTTTGCGGATTGATACCGCTCGCCGTGGTCGCCTATTTTCTGGCTACGAAGAAGACCTATTCGGTCAAGTTCGAGGGCGAAACATTTCAGTCCACACCGGGCAGCTACGGATGGTATGCCATTGTCTGTACACTGTTCCCGGCTTTGCTCGCGTCGTTTCTCGCGGCCATCCTGCAACTGGCAGGAATCGTCGAGGTGCCGGGAACGGCGCTGATCGCCACTGCCATCGCCATTGCCGCGGGCGGGTTGTGGGTCGCACTGATGACGATCAAGCCGAGCCTGCGCGCCCGTGCCATCGTGGAGCAGCTTATCGTGAAGCTGCTTTTTGTCGCGTCATTGGTCTCCATCCTGACCACGGTGGGCATCGTCCTTTCCGTGACATTCGAGGCCATCAAGTTTTTTGACATGGTCAGCCTGTGGGATTTCCTCACCGGTACGACGTGGAACCCGGATGAGGCGGTCGCGGGCAAGGATACGCAGGGCGTGTTCGGTTCCATCCCGCTGTTTGCCGGTACGTTCATGATTACAGGCATCGCCATGTTGGTGGCGGTTCCCATCGGGTTGTTTTCCGCCATCTGCATGGCCGAGTATGCGTCCCCGACATTTCGCAAGGTAGCCAAACCCGCTCTGGAGATTCTCGCGGGTATTCCTACGGTCGTGTACGGCTTCTTTGCTGCCATCACGGTCAGCCCCATGGTCGTGAGTGCGGCTGAGTTCTTCGGTGTCCAAGCGGATTTTACCAATGCGCTCGCACCGGGACTGGTCATGGGCGTCATGATCATTCCGCTGATTTCCTCGCTTTCGGACGACGTCATTACCTCGGTTCCGGGGTCCCTGCGGGAAGGCTCTCTGGCCATGGGGGCCTATCGTTCCGAGACCATCAAGACCGTGGTGCTACCAGCGGCCCTGCCCGGTATCGTTTCCGCATTCCTGCTCGCGGTTTCCCGCGCGGTCGGTGAAACCATGATTGTGGTCATGGCTGCCGGACTGCGCGCCAATCTCACATGGAACCCGCTGGAAGGCATGACCACCGTGACCGTGCGTATCGTGGACGCGTTCACCGGCGATCAGGCGTTTGACAGCCCGGAAACCCTGTCGGCCTTCGGGCTGGGGCTGGTCCTTCTGGTGGTCACCCTGATTCTCAATGTAATATCGCTGGTGGTCATCCGCCGGTTCAGACAGCAGTACGAATAA
- a CDS encoding citrate synthase, whose amino-acid sequence MLKENEKTTGKTAKLILDGQTYELPIIVGTENEHAIDISSLRNDTGHITYDPGFGNTGACSSNITFVDGENGILRYRGYPIEQLAEHGTFIETAYLLIFGELPTRSQREKFRDYLSEQELLHEDLRHHFEGFPSNGHPMAILSAVINALGCYHPDLLEITSKGEFLRAAAKIISKVRTIAAWSYRKAHGLPFIYPDPNLSYCRNFLHMMHSIPYQQFEPTDAQVRALTLFFLLHADHEQNCSCSTVRMVQSTEANMFASVSAGICALWGRLHGGANAGVVSMLEEIHEGGTSIPQYIEKVKRKECRLMGFGHRIYKSFDPRARILRKAAHDMLESTGNDDPLLDIALELAEVAMNDEYFTERKLYPNVDFYSGIILRALGIPVNMFPVMFAIGRMPGWIAHWNEANTDGIVRIHRPRQIYTGNEERSYIPIDTRL is encoded by the coding sequence ATGCTGAAAGAAAACGAAAAGACCACCGGCAAGACCGCCAAACTTATTCTGGACGGTCAGACCTATGAACTGCCCATCATCGTAGGTACGGAAAACGAACACGCCATTGACATCAGTTCACTGCGAAACGACACCGGACACATCACGTACGACCCCGGCTTCGGCAACACGGGAGCCTGTTCCAGCAACATCACCTTTGTGGACGGAGAGAACGGCATCCTGCGTTATCGCGGCTACCCGATCGAGCAACTGGCGGAACACGGCACATTCATCGAAACAGCCTACCTGCTCATCTTCGGCGAACTGCCCACCCGCAGCCAGCGCGAAAAATTCCGCGACTACCTCAGTGAACAGGAACTGCTGCACGAAGACCTGCGCCATCATTTCGAAGGCTTTCCGTCCAACGGACACCCCATGGCCATCCTGTCAGCCGTCATCAACGCGCTGGGCTGCTACCATCCCGACCTGCTGGAAATCACCAGCAAGGGCGAATTCCTCCGTGCCGCAGCCAAAATCATTTCCAAGGTCCGCACCATTGCTGCGTGGTCCTACCGCAAGGCGCACGGACTGCCGTTCATCTATCCGGACCCGAATCTGTCCTACTGCCGCAATTTCCTGCACATGATGCACTCCATTCCGTATCAGCAATTCGAACCGACAGACGCGCAGGTCCGGGCACTGACCCTGTTCTTCCTGCTGCATGCGGACCACGAACAGAACTGCTCCTGCTCCACCGTACGCATGGTGCAGTCCACCGAAGCCAACATGTTCGCCTCGGTCTCGGCAGGCATCTGCGCCCTCTGGGGCCGCCTGCACGGCGGGGCCAACGCGGGCGTTGTCAGCATGCTTGAGGAAATCCACGAAGGCGGCACCTCCATTCCCCAGTACATCGAAAAGGTGAAACGCAAGGAATGCCGTCTGATGGGCTTCGGCCACCGCATCTACAAGAGCTTTGATCCGCGCGCCCGGATTCTACGCAAGGCCGCCCACGACATGCTCGAATCCACGGGCAACGACGACCCGCTCCTCGACATCGCACTGGAGCTGGCCGAAGTAGCCATGAACGACGAATACTTCACCGAACGCAAACTCTACCCGAACGTGGACTTCTACTCCGGCATCATCCTGCGCGCCCTCGGCATTCCGGTGAACATGTTCCCGGTCATGTTCGCCATCGGCCGCATGCCCGGTTGGATCGCCCACTGGAACGAGGCCAATACCGACGGCATCGTCAGAATCCACCGACCACGCCAGATATACACCGGCAACGAGGAACGCTCCTACATCCCCATCGACACCCGGCTGTAG
- a CDS encoding 4Fe-4S dicluster domain-containing protein has translation MKKKTNTGFSRRRFLKTLGIGSAAALVPGGAVAAQERVPKPSGGELATLLDLSKCIGCGECVSACRESNAGKFPEPEKPFPPMLPSRRAKPEDWSDKRDVEDRLTPYNWLTLQTAEVEYNGTGYEIHIPRRCMHCQNPPCANMCPFGAANKQRNGLTRISDSLCMGGAKCRAVCPWHIPQRQSGVGLYLDLMPRLAGNGVMYKCDRCYQLLDKGELPACISACPEDVQTIGPRHEIVTQAKALAREMNGFIYGLDENGGTNTIYVSPVPFELLDRAVEKGKGKPHLKKVKDVMADETNLAAAALVAPIAGVTAGLLGLGSKLLKTDSGDTGGDHES, from the coding sequence ATGAAGAAAAAAACGAATACAGGATTTTCCCGCCGCAGGTTTCTCAAAACGCTTGGTATTGGGTCTGCTGCTGCGCTTGTTCCGGGCGGTGCCGTTGCCGCGCAGGAACGGGTGCCCAAGCCGTCCGGCGGTGAGCTTGCCACCTTGCTAGATCTGTCCAAATGTATTGGCTGCGGTGAGTGCGTGAGCGCATGCCGCGAGTCCAATGCGGGTAAATTCCCCGAACCGGAAAAGCCGTTTCCGCCGATGCTTCCGTCCCGGCGGGCCAAGCCAGAGGATTGGTCGGACAAGCGTGACGTTGAGGACCGGCTCACTCCGTACAACTGGCTGACTCTCCAGACTGCCGAAGTGGAGTACAACGGTACGGGATACGAGATTCACATCCCGCGTCGTTGCATGCATTGTCAGAATCCGCCGTGTGCGAACATGTGCCCTTTTGGCGCGGCCAACAAGCAGCGCAACGGCCTGACACGCATTTCCGATTCATTGTGCATGGGCGGGGCCAAATGCAGGGCTGTCTGTCCATGGCATATCCCGCAGCGGCAGTCCGGCGTCGGGCTGTATCTCGACCTCATGCCCAGACTGGCGGGCAACGGAGTCATGTATAAATGCGACCGCTGTTACCAGTTGCTCGACAAGGGGGAACTGCCTGCTTGCATTTCCGCCTGTCCCGAGGATGTCCAGACTATAGGTCCGCGCCATGAAATCGTGACGCAGGCAAAGGCTCTGGCCCGTGAGATGAACGGGTTCATTTACGGGCTTGACGAAAACGGTGGAACCAATACGATTTATGTTTCACCGGTCCCGTTTGAGCTGCTCGACAGGGCGGTTGAAAAGGGCAAGGGCAAACCGCATCTGAAAAAGGTCAAGGACGTCATGGCTGACGAAACGAATCTTGCCGCTGCGGCTCTTGTCGCGCCGATCGCCGGTGTGACTGCCGGACTGCTCGGACTTGGATCAAAGCTCTTGAAAACCGATTCCGGCGATACGGGAGGCGACCATGAAAGCTAG
- a CDS encoding 4Fe-4S ferredoxin, which yields MKARPYPRWISRAFIFATTMLAFTGLLQMPLAKRYYLTELPGMAWTGDFFFVHKLHYMLAALLLFVTALVVIHWVIDWHDSLRLTTLGRVRAGVLAGVVISGGLRVYRNMPDITLDPMLIVTIEWVHMTLAVALGVLALIALVRKSSAYAVRK from the coding sequence ATGAAAGCTAGACCATATCCCCGCTGGATATCGCGGGCCTTCATTTTCGCCACGACCATGCTCGCCTTTACCGGCCTGCTACAGATGCCTTTGGCGAAACGGTATTACCTGACCGAACTGCCCGGTATGGCGTGGACCGGGGACTTCTTTTTTGTCCACAAGCTGCATTACATGCTAGCGGCCCTGCTGTTGTTCGTCACTGCGCTTGTTGTCATCCATTGGGTGATCGATTGGCATGATTCCCTGCGGCTGACGACGCTTGGCAGAGTCCGGGCCGGCGTTCTCGCAGGGGTGGTCATCAGCGGAGGATTGCGTGTTTACCGCAACATGCCGGACATCACCCTCGATCCCATGCTTATCGTCACGATCGAGTGGGTTCACATGACGCTGGCAGTAGCTCTGGGAGTCCTTGCGCTGATCGCGCTTGTTCGGAAATCATCGGCCTATGCCGTGAGAAAATAG